The nucleotide window GAGCCAGCTGCGCGATCGCCAGCGCGAGCTCACCCCTCCTCTGGCCTCGCTGATTCTTGAAACGGTCGATGCGGTCAAGGCGATTCTCGAGAACATCGAGACGACCGGCGGAGAGGGAAGTGAAAGCTATGCCGGGCTGGTGGCGCGTCTTGAGTCTGCCTATCGCGGTGAGGCGGTTTCCTCTGCTGGTGAGCCTGCGTCGGCCGAGGCCGCTGCGCAGGCCGCGGCGGCGGAGCCGGTGGAAGAGCATGCGGCCCTGGTGCCGGTGGCCGCGGCATCGGTGCAGGTAGAGCTGGTGCACGGGATAGAGAGCAAGCCTGGTCATGGACAGGCTGTCGTGCGCAGCACGGCGGCACCGCCTGTCGCCGCAGAGGGTGAGCGGAGCAGCGGACGCGCAGAAGAGGCCGGCGGAGGTGGAACAAGCCTCTCGGACTCGACCATCCGCGTGGATGTGCAACTGCTTGATAAGTTAATGAACCTGGTAGGCGAGCTGGTGCTGGCGCGCAATCAGCTCATTCAGGATGTAGCAGCAACCTCGCAGCTGACCGGCGCCTCGCAGCGGCTGAACCACATCACCAGCGAGTTGCAGGAAGGCGTGATGAAGATGCGCATGCAGCCCATCGGCGTGGTGTGGAATAAGCTGCCCCGCGTGGTGCGCGATCTGGCTGCCGAGTGCCGCAAGAAGATCCAGATCGAGATGGACGGCGCCGACACGGAGCTGGACAAGACCATCATCGAAGCCATCAAGGACCCGCTCACCCACATCGTGCGCAACTCCTGCGATCACGGGATTGAATCGCCGGAGGTGCGCGTGGCGCGGGGAAAAAACGCGGCGGGGAAGATTCAACTCCGCGCCTTTCATGAGGGCGGTCACGTCATCATCGAGATCAGCGATGACGGCGGTGGGATCGACCCGGAAAAAGTGAAGGCCAAGGCTCGCGACAAGGGATTGCTGCCGCCGGAACGCATCGCCGCGCTGAGCGATCGCGAGGCGACACAGCTGATCTTCCTGCCTGGATTTTCGACTGCGGAAAAGGTCACCAACATCTCCGGCCGCGGCGTAGGCATGGACGTGGTGAAGACGAAGATCGAAAAGACCGGCGGCTCGGTGGATATCTTCAGCACTTTCCATCAAGGCATGACCGTGCGCATCAAGATTCCCCTGACGCTGGCCATCATTCCCGGGCTGGTGGTTGCGGCGAACTGCCGTGTTGCCGGGCGGGAGGGCGAGTCGCGCCGCCATCGCTTCATCATTCCGCAGGCCAATCTGCTCGAGCTGATCCGGATCGAGGGCGAAGAGGTACGCACGCAGTTCCAGAGCGTGCACGGCACCGAGGTCTATCGCCATCGCGGACACCTGCTCCCGGTCATCTCGCTGCATACCGTGCTGCATCTGCCGCCCGGCGTACCGACGGAGAGCGACGAAGAGGTGCGCAACATCGTCGTACTGCAGGTGGAAGACAGGCAGTTCGGCCTGGTAGTCGATCACATCAGCGATACACAGGAGATCGTGGTGAAGCCGCTGGGCAAGGAGCTGAAGGGGCTGAATTGCTATGTCGGCGCGACCATCATGGGCGATGGCAAGGTGGCATTGATTCTGGATGCGGCAGGCATTGCGCGGCTGGCCGGCTTTGGCGCGAAGCAGAAGGATGCACTGGTCATGGCTCAGGAGCAGGGTGTGGACGGAGGGCGTGAATCGCAGCGTCTGCTGCTCTTTGCTGCCGGGAGCTTTACGCGGCTGGCGGTACCGCTCAGCCTGGTCTCGCGCCTCGAGGAGTTTGCCGCGGCGCGCGTGGAACGGGCCTCCGGCGCGGAAGTCCTGCATTATCGCGGACAGATCCTTCCTCTGGCTTTTCTCGAAAGCGCGCTGGGCGGCGGACATTCCTCGGAGCGGCGGGCAGGACGGGAGAGCGAACCGATCCTGGTGATCGTGTGCAGCAATGGCGCCCGCAGCCTGGGACTGGTGGTGGACAGGATTCTCGATGTGGTCGAGGACGCAATCGGCGCGGCGCGGCCAAGCAGCGTGCCCGGGCTGCTGGGTTCGGCGCTGATCGGCGGTGCGCTCACCGACTTCATCGACCTGCACGCGCTGGGCCGGCTAGTGGGCGAGGACTGGAACCAGGCTCCGGCGCAGGCGCATGGACAGGGTTCGCTGTTAGTGGTGGTTCCGGCGCTGGCGCCGCGTGAGATGCTGCGCAATGCTCTCGAGCTTGCTGGTTACCGGGTACAGGCGGTGGCTTCGGTGCCGGAGGGAGTAGCGCGGCTGGCCCGGGGCGGCACCGATGCGGTGGTCACGGCATCGGATCTTGGCCATGGAGAGGGACGCATGCTGCTCGAGGGCATGCGGGAGCAGCCGCAGCTCCGCGAGATGCCGTTGATCGCGCTTGTCGGAGAAGGGGAAATCAATGGAGCCGAAGTGCAGGCACAGGCCGATGCCTGGACGCTTTTTGCCGATGGGCGGGAGCAGTTGCTCGAGCGGCTGGGCGAGGTGTTCAGCACCCAAACGCCGGAGCCGGAACTGGCTCTGGCCGGGGCAAGGTAAGGGACGATGCAGAGTTTGGAGCGCGTGAACAGAGGACTGGTGAGGAGAGACGCAGGCGCCGCGGGCACACGGCAGTTCGCCACCGTGAAGGTAGGGGAATGCCTGCTGGGCATCGCCGTGGAGAAGGTGCGCGAGGTGATGCGCCCGCAGGAGATGACCGATGTGCCGCTGGCCGCGCCGGCGATCCGCGGGCTGATCAATCTGCGTGGACAGATCGTGATGTCGGTGGACACGCGTATGAGCCTAGGTCTTGAGGCTGCTCCGGAGGAGCAGGCGATGCGCAGCATCATTCTTCGCTCGGAGGAAGGTGGGGTGAGCCTGCTGGTGGACGATATCGGGGACGTGCTGGATGTGCCGGTCGAGGCCTTCGCTCCAGTGCCGGACAACATGCCGGAGATGCGGCGGGAGCTGATCGACGGCGTATACAACCTCGACAACCATCTGCTCCTGGTGCTCAACACGGAGAAGCTGTTGGAAAAAGCGTGCCGCTGAGCCGGAGAACAAACATGCGTGCGCAAAGCAGGCCAGGGCTGTAGCGGCGGCAGGCAGTGTCCACGCAGGAAAAGCGAATCATGAAAAGGAATGGGGAGAAGCGATGGCGACAGGTGTGGTGAAGCATGTAGTGACGATGCCTCCGGTCATGGCCAAGACGCCGCGGGCAGGCAAGACGGCCAGCAAGGCAACGGGGAAGAATCATGAGACGCACGCGGCGAAGAGCACGGTGAAAAGCCCGGCGAAGCCCGGCCAGAAACCGCATGCATCCAGCTTCGAGCGCTCTCTCGAATCGCTGCTGACGCCGGTGATGCTGGTGGATAAGAACTTCACCATCGTTTATGCCAACAAGGGCACGCGCAAGATGATTGCGAGTCATCTCGCAGTCTTTCAGCAGGTCTATCCGGGATTTACTGCGGAACAGATTGTGGGTTCTTCGATCGATCGCTTCCATCGCGATCCAAGCCATCAGCGCCGCCTGCTCTCGAATCCGGAAAACCTGCCTTACGAGACGGATATTCACGTGGGCTCGGTGACCTTTCACCTGCAGGTGAGCGGATATTTTGACGAGGCCGGGAATCTCGACGGCTATTCGCTCGAATGGCAGGATGTGAGCCGTGAACGCGAGAAAGAGATCGACAATAACGATCTTGCCGGGCAGCTGAAGGCTATCGACAAATCCTGGGCACTGATCTCCTTCGAGATGGATGGGACGATCAAGAGCGCCAACAAGAACTTCCTGCGCCTGATGGGCTACACAGAGGAAGAGGTCATCGGAAAAAAGCATGCGATCTTCATGTTTCCCGAAGATCGAGGCAGCCGCGAATACACCGAATTCTGGGATGGACTGCGGCATGGAGAGTATCAAAGCGGCGAATTCCGGAGGGTGAGCAAGGATGGCCGCGAGGTATGGATTCAAGGCGCTTACAATCCGATCCTCGACGTGAATGGCAAGCCCTTCAAGGTAGTGAAATTTGCTACCGATGTCACCGAGCAGGTGAAAATGCGCGATGCCATGACGTCGCGCGCGGAGGAAGACCAGCGCGAGGCAGCTGAGCTTCGGCAGAAGGTCGCAGGCATTGTCGAGGTGGTATCGGCAGCGGCCAGGGGTGATCTGACACAGGAGATTACCGTTGTCGGCAGCGATCCGGTTGGCCAGATTGGCGAAGGTCTGAAGCGCTTCTTCGGCGATCTGCGCGGGAACATGAAAGGGCTTCAGGATACGGCCGTGGCGTTGGCCGCTTCTTCCGAGCAGCTTTCGGCCATCAGCCAGCAGTTGACGCAGAGCGCGGGTGAGACCGCTGAGCAGGCGACAACGGCCTCTTCCGGCAGTGAGTTGGTATCCGCAAACGTGGGCATGGTGGCTTCAAGCTCGGAGGAAATGCTGGCTTCGATCCGCGAGATCTCGAAGAGTGCGACCGAGGCTTCGCGCGTCGCGAAATCCGCGGTGTCGCTGGCCGATTCCACGAACCAGACCATCGGGCAGCTGGGGGCGTCGAGCCTCGAAATCGGCAAAGTCATCAAGGTGATCACCTCCATTGCCCAGCAGACGAACCTGCTGGCACTCAATGCAACGATCGAAGCGGCACGCGCCGGCGAAGCAGGCAAGGGGTTTGCCGTGGTAGCCAACGAGGTGAAGGAGCTGGCCAAGGAGACGGCGCGCGCGACCGAGGAGATCGGACGGAAGATCGAGACCATCCAGACTGATACGAAGGCTGCGGTGACCGCCATCGCGCAGGTCGGCGAGGTCATCAACCAGGTCAACGACATCTCGAACACCATCGCTTCGGCGGTCGAAGAGCAGACGGCCACGACCAATGAGATCGGCCGCAACGTGACCGAGGCGGCGCGCGGCACCAACGATATTGCGCGCAGCATCGCGCGGGTGGCCGAGACGGCGACGCACACCACCAGCGGAGCCCGGGATACGCAGGCGGCGGCGCATTCGCTCACCGAGATGGCGGCGCGGCTGCGGAGCCTGGTCGATGCCTTCCGTATTTGAAGAGGGTGGTGCTGCGGAAGACAGAGGAGCGATGAAACTCGCATTGGTGGCAGACGACTCGCGCGCGGTGCGCGGCATCCTTTCTCGCATTCTGCAGCGAGCCGGCTTCGAGGTCGTACAGGCAGAAAACGGACGCGATGGCATGGCCATGCTTCTGACCGAGGCGCGTCCGGTCGCTCTGGTCTGTGCGGACTGGAACATGCCGGAGATGAATGGGCTCGATTTCGTGCGGGCACTCCGCGCAGAGAGCCGTTTTGCGGCAACCCCGGTGATGATGATCACCAGCGAAACACACTTTGAGCGGATGCAGACAGCACTCGGGGCCGGGGTGAGCGAGTACGTCACCAAGCCCTTCACCGAAGAGGTGATCCTCGAAAAGCTGCAGCTGCTGCACGTAATGGATTGAGGCCCATGGCAGAGAGCGGATTACAAACGGCATTACCGCCGCGCAGCAGCGCCGGTCGCAGAATACGGGTTCTCGTGGTCGACGATTCGATCGTCATCCGGCACCTGGTCAGCCGCGTGCTTGAGAGCGACCCGGCCATTGAGGTGGTGGGCACGGCGGTCAATGGAGTCATTGCGCTGGAGAAGGCGGCGCAGCTGCGTCCCGACGCGATGACCCTCGATATCGAAATGCCGCAGATGGATGGGCTGGAGACGCTGCGTCACCTGCAACGGGATTTTCCCGCAATCCGCGTGATCATGTTCAGCACCCTGACCGAGCGTGGAGCGCGGGCGACGATCGATTCGCTGCTGCGCGGCGCCAGCGACTATGTCCCCAAGCCCTCCAACAGCGGGCGCATGGACGAGGCGGAAGCCCGGCTGCGCGATCTGCTGGTGCCGCGGCTGAAGCAGCTTTGCGGAGTTGCCGGAGCGGCCTCGCCGGTAAGAACGAGGATGCAGCCATCGCCTGCTTCTGTGCGAAGCGCATCGCCGGTGACGGACAGCCGATCCGAGCACGCCCGCCATTACCGCGTGGTGGCGATCGGACTCTCAACCGGAGGTCCGGCCGCGCTTGGCGAGGTGTTGGAGCAACTGCCGGGCAATTTTCCGCTGCCCATCCTGGTTACGCAGCATATGCCGCCGCTCTTTACGCAGTTTCTCGCCGACCGTCTGAATGCCCGCTGCGCGCTCAAGGTCATGGAGGCGCGGGAGGGCGAAGAGGTTCTGCCCGGCTGCGTTTATATCGCTCCGGGAGACTTTCACATGCGTGTCGTCTCGCGGGAAGGACGTACAGTCATCACGCTCGACCAGGGTCCTCCGGAGAACTCCTGCCGCCCTGCGGTCGACGTGATGATGCGCTCGGTCACCGAGGTCTTCGGTGGCGATGTGGTGGCCGCGATCCTGACCGGCATGGGGCAGGATGGCCGCCTGGGCGTGGAGAAGGTGCGCAGGCACGGAGGCTATGTCATCGCGCAGGACAGTGCATCGAGCGTGGTCTGGGGCATGCCTGGAGCGGTGGTGGAGGCAGGTCTCGCAAACCAGGTCCTGGATTTGCATGCGATCGCCGATGCGCTGTTGGCGAAGGCAAGGCTGGCATGATCGAGTCCCGCCAACAGGTCGAAACCAAACCGGCACCTGCTCCTCGTGTGGCTATTTCGAAGGAGAACTACAGTTTTCTACAGCGCCATCTCTATGCCGCTTCCGGCATCGTGATCGATGCTTCGAAGGATTACCTTATCGACTCGCGTCTGATGCCCATAGTGCGCGTGGAGCGGCTGCAGTCGCTCGATGAGCTTTGCCAGCACATACGCGGAAATACCACATCGCTGCTTTCGCGTCGTGTCGTCGAAGCGATGACGACGAACGAGACCCTGTTCTTCCGCGATGTCGTAGCCTTCGATGCCCTGAAGAAGCATGTGCTGCCCAGGCTGCTTGCCGGGCGCCAGGCAGGGCGAAAGCTGACGATCTGGTCGGCCGCTGCTTCGACGGGCCAGGAGGCCTACAGCGTGGCGATGATGCTGCTCGAACTGGGAGTCGATCCTTCCGAGGTGCAGATTCTCGGGACGGATCTCTCCGAGCAGGTGCTGGAGCGCGCACGCAAGGGGCGATACCTGCAGCTCGAAGTCAATCGCGGGCTTCCGGCCGCCTACCTGCTGAAATATTTCCGGCAGGCCGGCATGGAGTGGGAGATCCAGGAGCGGGTGCGCCGCATGGTCACCTTCGAGCCACTCGATCTCCGCCAGAGGATACGGAATCATGGCCCCTTCGACCTCGTCCTGTGCCGGAACGTTCTCATCTACTTCGACGTGGAAACCAAGCGGGCGATTCTGAACAACATCCAGCATGTTCTGCGCAGAACGGGCGTCCTTGTGCTCGGCTGCGCGGAGACGATGATCAATCTGCACAATGGCTTCACCAGTGAATCCATGGGCGGAGCCACCTTTTACGCAGCGAAGTGAACATACAGCGCGGGAGTGCGGAGATGCAGGCAGTCGAGATGTTCCGGGATGAGCAGATTGCGATGGCACAGCAGGCCATTCTGCAGATATGCGATGTGTGGATGGACCCGGCGGAGACAGGATGGACGCCGACAGCGACCGATGTGTGCAGCGAAGTGCGGTTTCTCCATGATTGGGAAGGGCGTTTCTCTCTCGAATGCTCGCGCGGCCTGGCCGAGGTGCTGGCGAATGCCATGCTGATGCGGCCGATGGAAGAGATCAGCGAGTCCGATGTGCAGGACGTGATTGGAGAGCTGCTGAATACGATTGCCGGCAACCTGAAGTGCCT belongs to Silvibacterium dinghuense and includes:
- a CDS encoding chemotaxis protein CheW — its product is MIDDEDVREFLIESNENLAHLDSHLVELEERPDDARLLAEVFRTVHTIKGTSGFFGFDRLGSITHVAENILSQLRDRQRELTPPLASLILETVDAVKAILENIETTGGEGSESYAGLVARLESAYRGEAVSSAGEPASAEAAAQAAAAEPVEEHAALVPVAAASVQVELVHGIESKPGHGQAVVRSTAAPPVAAEGERSSGRAEEAGGGGTSLSDSTIRVDVQLLDKLMNLVGELVLARNQLIQDVAATSQLTGASQRLNHITSELQEGVMKMRMQPIGVVWNKLPRVVRDLAAECRKKIQIEMDGADTELDKTIIEAIKDPLTHIVRNSCDHGIESPEVRVARGKNAAGKIQLRAFHEGGHVIIEISDDGGGIDPEKVKAKARDKGLLPPERIAALSDREATQLIFLPGFSTAEKVTNISGRGVGMDVVKTKIEKTGGSVDIFSTFHQGMTVRIKIPLTLAIIPGLVVAANCRVAGREGESRRHRFIIPQANLLELIRIEGEEVRTQFQSVHGTEVYRHRGHLLPVISLHTVLHLPPGVPTESDEEVRNIVVLQVEDRQFGLVVDHISDTQEIVVKPLGKELKGLNCYVGATIMGDGKVALILDAAGIARLAGFGAKQKDALVMAQEQGVDGGRESQRLLLFAAGSFTRLAVPLSLVSRLEEFAAARVERASGAEVLHYRGQILPLAFLESALGGGHSSERRAGRESEPILVIVCSNGARSLGLVVDRILDVVEDAIGAARPSSVPGLLGSALIGGALTDFIDLHALGRLVGEDWNQAPAQAHGQGSLLVVVPALAPREMLRNALELAGYRVQAVASVPEGVARLARGGTDAVVTASDLGHGEGRMLLEGMREQPQLREMPLIALVGEGEINGAEVQAQADAWTLFADGREQLLERLGEVFSTQTPEPELALAGAR
- a CDS encoding CheR family methyltransferase, whose amino-acid sequence is MIESRQQVETKPAPAPRVAISKENYSFLQRHLYAASGIVIDASKDYLIDSRLMPIVRVERLQSLDELCQHIRGNTTSLLSRRVVEAMTTNETLFFRDVVAFDALKKHVLPRLLAGRQAGRKLTIWSAAASTGQEAYSVAMMLLELGVDPSEVQILGTDLSEQVLERARKGRYLQLEVNRGLPAAYLLKYFRQAGMEWEIQERVRRMVTFEPLDLRQRIRNHGPFDLVLCRNVLIYFDVETKRAILNNIQHVLRRTGVLVLGCAETMINLHNGFTSESMGGATFYAAK
- a CDS encoding protein-glutamate methylesterase/protein-glutamine glutaminase, with product MAESGLQTALPPRSSAGRRIRVLVVDDSIVIRHLVSRVLESDPAIEVVGTAVNGVIALEKAAQLRPDAMTLDIEMPQMDGLETLRHLQRDFPAIRVIMFSTLTERGARATIDSLLRGASDYVPKPSNSGRMDEAEARLRDLLVPRLKQLCGVAGAASPVRTRMQPSPASVRSASPVTDSRSEHARHYRVVAIGLSTGGPAALGEVLEQLPGNFPLPILVTQHMPPLFTQFLADRLNARCALKVMEAREGEEVLPGCVYIAPGDFHMRVVSREGRTVITLDQGPPENSCRPAVDVMMRSVTEVFGGDVVAAILTGMGQDGRLGVEKVRRHGGYVIAQDSASSVVWGMPGAVVEAGLANQVLDLHAIADALLAKARLA
- a CDS encoding methyl-accepting chemotaxis protein — its product is MATGVVKHVVTMPPVMAKTPRAGKTASKATGKNHETHAAKSTVKSPAKPGQKPHASSFERSLESLLTPVMLVDKNFTIVYANKGTRKMIASHLAVFQQVYPGFTAEQIVGSSIDRFHRDPSHQRRLLSNPENLPYETDIHVGSVTFHLQVSGYFDEAGNLDGYSLEWQDVSREREKEIDNNDLAGQLKAIDKSWALISFEMDGTIKSANKNFLRLMGYTEEEVIGKKHAIFMFPEDRGSREYTEFWDGLRHGEYQSGEFRRVSKDGREVWIQGAYNPILDVNGKPFKVVKFATDVTEQVKMRDAMTSRAEEDQREAAELRQKVAGIVEVVSAAARGDLTQEITVVGSDPVGQIGEGLKRFFGDLRGNMKGLQDTAVALAASSEQLSAISQQLTQSAGETAEQATTASSGSELVSANVGMVASSSEEMLASIREISKSATEASRVAKSAVSLADSTNQTIGQLGASSLEIGKVIKVITSIAQQTNLLALNATIEAARAGEAGKGFAVVANEVKELAKETARATEEIGRKIETIQTDTKAAVTAIAQVGEVINQVNDISNTIASAVEEQTATTNEIGRNVTEAARGTNDIARSIARVAETATHTTSGARDTQAAAHSLTEMAARLRSLVDAFRI
- a CDS encoding chemotaxis protein CheW, with the protein product MNRGLVRRDAGAAGTRQFATVKVGECLLGIAVEKVREVMRPQEMTDVPLAAPAIRGLINLRGQIVMSVDTRMSLGLEAAPEEQAMRSIILRSEEGGVSLLVDDIGDVLDVPVEAFAPVPDNMPEMRRELIDGVYNLDNHLLLVLNTEKLLEKACR
- a CDS encoding response regulator, with protein sequence MKLALVADDSRAVRGILSRILQRAGFEVVQAENGRDGMAMLLTEARPVALVCADWNMPEMNGLDFVRALRAESRFAATPVMMITSETHFERMQTALGAGVSEYVTKPFTEEVILEKLQLLHVMD
- a CDS encoding chemotaxis protein CheX, with amino-acid sequence MQAVEMFRDEQIAMAQQAILQICDVWMDPAETGWTPTATDVCSEVRFLHDWEGRFSLECSRGLAEVLANAMLMRPMEEISESDVQDVIGELLNTIAGNLKCLLPADTELTIPETMERSRKPQSIGCSEDRCREERGIVLSCEIGVIRMAFSRCEPAIAHGSSAGFA